GTCAAGGACAGGGGTCAGGGTCAAGGACAGGGGTCAgggacagagtcagggacagaGTAAGGGGTCAgggacagagtcagggacagaGTAAGGGGTCAgggacagagtcagggacagaGTAAGGGGTCAgggacagagtcagggacagggGTCAGGGACAGAGTCAGGGGTCAGGGACATAGTCAGGGACAGGGGTCAGGGACAGAGTCAGGGGTCAgggacagagtcagggacagggGTCAGGGACAGAGTAAGGGGTCAgggacagagtcagggacagggGTCAGGGACAGAGTAAGGGGTCAgggacagagtcagggacagggGTCAGGGACAGAGTAAGGGGTCAGGGACAGGGTAATAGGGTCAGGGACAGCATTGTTTCTGTCCTTTTGTTTCCCTTTTCCCTGAATAACTGTCACAGAAAGATgtactttctttctttccttcattctttctttcttttattaACTGCTGTCCAGTGGCTGAGACCTAACAGGGTTGGAGGGTGTATCATCATGTCACCAGGGTTACAGAGGGCTGCTATGTCACCAGGGTTACAGAGGGCAGCTATATCACCAGGGTTACAGAGGGCAGCTATGTCACCAGGGTTACAGAGGGATGCTATACCACCAGGGTTACAGAGGGCAGCTATGTCACCAGGGTTACAGAGGGCTGCTATATCACCAGGGTTACAGAGGGCAGCTATGTCACCAGGGTTACAGAGGGCAGCTATGTCACCAGGGTTACAGAGGGCAGCTATGTCACCAGGGTTACAGAGGGCAGCTATGTCACCAGGGTTACAGAGGGCAGCTATACCACCAGGGTTACAGAGGGCAGCTATGTCACCAGGGTTACAGAGGGCAGCTATGTCACCAGGGTTACAGAGGGATGCTATACCACCAGGGTTACAGAGGGCAGCTATGTCACCAGGGTTACAGAGGGCAGCTATGTCACCACGGTTACAGAGGGCTGCTATATCACCAGGGTTACAGAGGGCAGCTATGTCACCAGGGTTACAGAGGGCAGCTATGTCACCAGGGTTACAGAGGGCAGCTATGTCACCAGGGTTACAGAGGGCAGCTATGTCACCAGGGTTACAGAGGGCAGCTATGTCACCAGGGTTACAGAGGGCAGCTATGTCACCAGGGTTACAGAGGGCAGCTATGTCACCAGGGTTACAGAGGGCTGCTATATCACCAGGGTTACAGAGGGCAGCTATGTCACCAGGGTTACAGAGGGCAGCTATGTCACCAGGGTTACAGAGGGCAGCTATATCACCAGGGTTACAGAGGGCAGCTATGTCACCAGGGTTACAGAGGGATGCTATACCACCAGGGTTACAGAGGGCAGCTATGTCACCAGGGTTACAGAGGGCTGCTATATCACCAGGGTTACAGAGGGCAGCTATGTCACCAGGGTTACAGAGGGCAGCTATGTCACCAGGGTTACAGAGGGCAGCTATGTCACCAGGGTTACAGAGGGCAGCTATGTCACCAGGGTTACAGAGGGCAGCTATACCACCAGGGTTACAGAGGGCAGCTATGTCACCAGGGTTACAGAGGGCAGCTATGTCACCAGGGTTACAGAGGGATGCTATACCACCAGGGTTACAGAGGGCAGCTATGTCACCAGGGTTACAGAGGGCAGCTATGTCACCACGGTTACAGAGGGCTGCTATATCACCAGGGTTACAGAGGGCAGCTATGTCACCAGGGTTACAGAGGGCAGCTATGTCACCAGGGTTACAGAGGGCAGCTATGTCACCAGGGTTACAGAGGGCAGCTATGTCACCAGGGTTACAGAGGGCAGCTATGTCACCAGGGTTACAGAGGGCAGCTATGTCACCAGGGTTACAGAGGGCAGCTATGTCACCAGGGTTACAGAGGGCTGCTATATCACCAGGGTTACAGAGGGCAGCTATGTCACCAGGGTTACAGAGGGCAGCTATGTCACCAGGGTTACAGAGGGCAGCTATGTCACCAGGGTTACAGAGGGCAGCTATGTCACCAGGGTTACAGAGGGCAGCTATGTCACCAGGGTTACAGAGGGCAGCTATGTCACCAGGGTTACAGAGGGCAGCTATGTCACCAGGGTTACAGAGGGCTGCTATATCACCAGGGTTACAGAGGGCTGCTCTATCACCAGGGTTACAGAGGGTTGCTCTATCACCAGGGTTACAGAGGGCTGCTCTATCACCAGGGTTACAGAGGGCTGCTCTATCACCAGGGTTACAGAGGGCTGCTCTATCACCAGGGTTACAGAGGGCTGCTATATCACCAGGGTTACAGAGCAATGCTATATCACCAGGGTTACAGAGGGCTGCTATATCACCAGGGTTACAGAGGGCTGCTATATCACCAGGGTTACAGAGGAATGACATCCATGTTAAttactggggttagggttagagggttacaGAGGAATGACATCATCATTACTGTCTCAGAATCCGTTAGTGGGAGGAGTTGTTGTTGTGACATCACCATGATCTGTTGACCAAGACATCACTTCCTCTAGCTGGATCTGTCTGCAccaaacaagtgtgtgtgtgtgtgtgtgtgtgtgtgtgtgtgtgtgtgtgtgtgtgtgtgtgtgtgtgtgtgtgtgtgtccatccctGCATCCATTTGCATTAGCTTGTGGTTTGTGACAGAGTGAGACTAGAGAAAAACCTTCAACATCAGCCTTCATCATTTGTAACGGTTAAAGCCGttattcactgtgtgtgtgtgtgtgtatatggtgtgtggtgtatatggtgtgtgtgtgtgtgtgtgtgtgtgtgtgtgtgtgtgtgtgtgtgtatatggtgtgtggtgtatatggtgtgtgtgtatggtgtgtgtgtgtggtgtgtgtgtgtatggtgtatggtgtgtgtgtgtatgtgtgtgtgtgtgtgtgtgtgtgtgtgtgtgtggtgtgtatggtgtgtgtggtccACAGGTGTGTATATTCTGATCGCTGCGGGGGCGTTGATGATGGTCGTGGGGTTCCTGGGCTGCTGTGGAGCCATTAAGGAATCCCCCTGCATGCTCGGACTGGTGAGGATCAGTGATGGTGATCATACAATACAATCACACACGTTTCATTGAAAGAGAAAGGCCTCAcaccctctctcgttctccctctctccagttctTCTTCTTCCTGTTGTTGATCTTTGGAGTGGAGGTAGCAGCAGGGATCTGGGGCTTCTCCAATAAAGATACGGTAACACACTCAGAGGCTGTTGTACTGTGTGTTGTGGTGACTGTGTGGACCATCAGACATTCTATTTCAGCTCAATACAAAACCTGAGCATTTCTACATTCtcatgtctcttctctcccccctgtctgtctcccctcccctccccctgtctgtctcccctccctgtctctctccatgccccctgtctgtctccccctcccctctctctcttctctccacctgtctgtctcccccttctctctctgtctctcccctccccctgtctctctcctctccacgccccctctctgtctctcttctctccccttttctgtctctctcccgccccgtctgtccccccccccccccccctctctgtctctcttctctctccatgtctgtctctctcccctccccttgtctgtctctctcccctccccctggtctctctcccctcccctatctgtctctcccccatctgtctctgtctaggTGGTGGATGACATCACAGAGTTCTACAAGCAGACTTACAATAACTACATGAACACCAAGCAGGAGGCCCTGAAGGAGACATTACGCCTCATACACTTTGGAGTgagtactcacacacacaactctgtctgtctgtctgtctgtctgtctgtctgtctgtctgtctgtctgtctgtctgtctgtctgtacacacaactctaactctgtctgtctgtctgtctgtctgtctgtctgtctgtctgtctgtctgtctgtctgtctgtctgtctgtctgtactcacacacacaactctctgtctgtctgtctttctgtctgtctagtGTATAGTGGAACTAaagttgtgttgtctgtgtttcCCTGGGGCAGCTGAACTGCTGCGGCCTGACAGGCACGATGATTGACAGCGCCAGGGAGACCTGCCCAAAGAAGGAAGGACTGGAGGCTCTGATTACCACGGTAACAAACATAACCCCTACAGCAACAACTATTTGAGTGACAAGCTATTATATTATAGGGTAGAAGTGTATATTATAGGGTAGAAGTGTATATTATAGGGTAGCAGTGTATATTATAGGGTAGCGGTGTATATTGGAGGGTAGTAGTGATTATtatagggtagaggtgtatattatagggtagaggtgtatattggAGGGTAGAAGTGTATATTATAGGGTAGAAGTGTATATTATAGGGTAGCGGTGTATATTGGAGGGTAGTAGTGATTATtatagggtagaggtgtatattggagggtagaggtgtatattatagggtagaggtgtatattataGGGTAGAAGTGTATATtatagggtagaggtgtatattggagggtagaggtgtatattggAGGGTAGAAGTGTATATtatagggtagaggtgtatattggagggtagaggtgtatattggagggtagaggtgtatattatagggtagaggtgtatattatagggtagaggtgtatattataGGGTAGAAGTGTATATtatagggtagaggtgtatattggagggtagaggtgtatattggAGGGTAGAAGTGTATATtatagggtagaggtgtatattataGGGTAGAAGTGTATATtatagggtagaggtgtatattggagggtagaggtgtatattggAGGGTAGCAGTGTATATtatagggtagaggtgtatattggagggtagaggtgtatataggagggtagaggtgtatattgaagggtagaggtgtatattataGGGTATACGTGTATATtatagggtagaggtgtatattggAGGGTAGCAGTGTATATtatagggtagaggtgtatattggagggtagaggtgtatattggagggtagaggtgtatatcaTAGGGTAGAAGTGTATCTtatagggtagaggtgtatattggagggtagaggtgtatattatagggtagaggtgtatattggtgggtagaggtgtatattggAGGGTAGCAGTGTATATtatagggtagaggtgtatattataGGGTAGAGGTATATAttggagggtagaggtgtatattataGGGTAGAAGTGTATATtatagggtagaggtgtatattggAGGGTAGCAGTGTATATtatagggtagaggtgtatattggAGGGTAGCAGTGTATATtatagggtagaggtgtatattataGGGTAGAAGTGTATATTGGAGGGTAGCAGTGTATATtatagggtagaggtgtatattataGGGTAGAAGTGTATATTATAGGGTAGCGGTGTATATtatagggtagaggtgtatattataGGGTAGAAGTGTATATtatagggtagaggtgtatattggAGGGTAGCAGTGTATATtatagggtagaggtgtatattggAGGGTAGCAGTGTATATtatagggtagaggtgtatattataGGGTAGAAGTGTATATTGGAGGGTAGCAGTGTATATtatagggtagaggtgtatattataGGGTAGAAGTGTATATTATAGGGTAGCGGTGTATATtatagggtagaggtgtatattggAGGGTAGCAGTGTATATtatagggtagaggtgtatattataGGGTAGAAGTGTATATtatagggtagaggtgtatattggagggtagaggtgtatattggAGGGTAGCAGTGTATATtatagggtagaggtgtatattataGGGTAGAAGTGTATAGGGTAGAAGTGTATATTGGAGGGTAGCAGTGTATATtatagggtagaggtgtatattataGGGTAGAAGTGTATATTGGAGGGTAAAAGAGTTGTAGTAGTGTGTaatctcagtgtgttgtcctgtcAGAGTTATAGTAGTGTGTAAActcagtgtgttgtcctgtcAGAGTTGTAGTAGTGTGTAACctcagtgtgttgtcctgtcAGAGTTGTAGTAGTGTGTAACctcagtgtgttgtcctgtcAGAGTTGTAGTAGTGTGTAACctcagtgtgttgtcctgtcAGAGTTGTAGTAGTGTGTAACctcagtgtgttgtcctgtcAGAGTTGTAGTAGTGTGTAACctcagtgtgttgtcctgtcAGAGTTGTAGTAGTGTGTaatctcagtgtgttgtcctgtcAGAGTTGTAGTAGTGTGTAACctcagtgtgttgtcctgtcAGAGTTGTAGTAGTGTGTAACctcagtgtgttgtcctgtcAGAGTTGTAGTAGTGTGTAACctcagtgtgttgtcctgtcAGAGTTGTAGTAGTGTGTAACctcagtgtgttgtcctgtcAGAGTTGTAGTAGTGTGTaatctcagtgtgttgtcctgtcAGAGTTGTAGTAGTGTGTaatctcagtgtgttgtcctgtcAGAGTTGTCCAGCGGCCATTGACGAGGTGTTCAACTCTAAACTCCATATCATTGGAGGAGTGGGCATCGGAATTGGAGTCCTCATGGTGAGAGCAGCcaatcaactctctcctctctcctttatctctcctctcctgtctctctctccttcacacctctcctctctctctcctccactcctctgtcctctccttcctcttgtCCTCTAATGATATGTAgtgcctttctctcctctcctctctctcctcccttctcctctcctctccttcctctctcctctccttcctcttgtCCTCTAATGATGTCTTTCTCTTCTGTCCAGATCTTTGGGATGATCTTCAGCATGCTGCTGTGCTGTGCCATCAGGAGGTCTCGTGACATCATGTAGACCCAGACTCTGCCATTCCGTGTCTTAActtatctgtgtgtctgtcctcaaTAGATGTTAAATGCTCACTATGTTTGTACTGccattaggattagggttagttgTCAGTTTTAGGctggcagccagccagccagcagtcagtcagtcagtcagccagccagtcagccagccagccaaccagccagccagccagtcagtcagccatgcTCTACCCTGGATGGAAACTCAGTCTCTTGTGAATGTGTGGAGCTGTGCTGACGTTTCAGGCTGTGTAACATTAATGTAATCACTGTATCGTTTCATCACTGTAGAAGCAAAATGCCTTAAAACCTGCCAGAATGTAATCTGTTGTATGTGCTTTAAAAACCTGACTATGTTTCTCCTCATATTGCCTGTTTGTTCAGCTACATGGACTGGAACAACTTTAAGGCAGAGTACAGATTTTATAAACAGTTTTATTGCAACTATTTTGATGAACAAAGATGTGTATTTCTTTGAATTGCCAAATAAAATGAATTAATATGGACGTTAGACTGTGAGTGACTGTGCAGTTGGACGTGGGGATTAGATCCAGGGAACAACACAACTCTCTTCAATGGTTTATGTTCAACTCAACAAACATACGGTCATTTAGGTCAGAAAGACCCCAGAACATAAGACGTTTACTGGGATTACATTTGTCCTGGATGAAGAGCTGAGTGCTTTCCGCTAGATGGGTCCCAAAGTAAAAAAACATTATGAAAACTAAAAGGAGCTTGTTAAAGATTACGCATAGTGTTAGTAGTGTGATTAAAATCAGAATGTGTGGGTGAGCCAGCAAGTAGAGCTGCCTCCAGGACAATATTCATCCCAATAAATGGCCAACCAGCAACGATGTCCCTGCTGAACTAgtcgttagttagtaatatacccctggtgaactagtcgttagtaatatacccctggtgaactagtccttagttagtaatatacccctggtgaactagtccttagtaatatacccctggtgaactagtccttagttagtaatatacccctggtgaactagtccttagtaatatacccctggtgaactagtccttagtaatatacccctggtgaactagtccttagttagtaatatacccctggtgaactagtccttagtaatatacccctggtgaactagtccttagttagtaatatacccctggtgaactagtccttagttagtaatatacccctggtgaactagtccttagttagtaatatacccctggtgaactagtccttagttagtaatatacccctggtgaactagtccttagtaatatacccctggtgaactagtccttagtaatatattcctggtgaactagtccttagttagtaatatacccctggtgaactagtccttagttagtaatatacccctggtgaactagtccttagtaatatacccctggtgaactagtccttagtaatatattcctggtgaactagtccttagttagtaatatacccctggtgaactagtccttagttagtaatatacccctggtgaactagtccttagttagtaatatacccctggtgaactagtccttagttagtaatatacccctggtgaactagtccttagttagtaatatacccctggtgaactagtccttagttagtaatatacccctggtgaactagtccttagttagtaatatacccctggtgaactagtccttagttagtaatatacccctggtgaactagtccttagttagtaatatacccctggtgaactagtccttagttagtaatatacccctggtgaactagtcgttagttagtaatatacccctggtgaactagtccttagttagtaatatacccctggtgaactagtccttagttagtaatatacccctggtgaactagtccttagttagtaatatacccctggtgaactagtccttagttagtaatatacccctggtgaactagtccttagttagtaatatacccctggtgaactagtccttagttagtaatatacccctggtgaactagtccttagttattaatatacccctggtgaactagtccttagtaatatacccctggtgaactagtccttagtaatatacccctggtgaactagtccttagtaatatacccctggtgaactagtccttagttagtaatatacccctggtgaactagtccttagttagtaatatacccctggtgaactagtccttagttagtaatatacccctggtgaactagtccttagtaatatacccctggtgaactagtccttagtaatatacccctggtgaactagtccttagtaatatacccctggtgaactagtccttagtaatatacccctggtgaactagtccttagtaatatacccctggtgaactagtccttagtaatatacccctggtgaactagtccttagttagtaatatacccctggtgaactagtccttagttagtaatatacccctggtgaactagtccttagttcgtaatatacccctggtgaactagtccttagttagtaacatacccctggtgaactagtccttagttagtaatatacccctggtgaactagtccctagttagtaatatacccctggtgaactagtccttagttagtaatatacccctggtgaactagtccttagtattatacccatggtgaactagtccttagttagtaatatacccctggtgaactagtcgttagttagtaatatacccctggtgaactagtccttagttagtaatatacccctggtgaactagtcgttagttagtaatatacccctggtgaactagtcattagttagtaatatacccctggtgaactagtccttagttagtaatatacccctggtgaactagtccttagttagtaatatacccctggtgaactagtccttaggtagtaatatacccctggtgaactagtccttagttagtaatatacccctggtgaactagtcattagttagtaatatacccatggtgaactagtccttagttagtaatatacccctggtgaactagtccttagtaacatacccctggtgaactagtcattagttagtaatatacccctggtgaactagtccttaggtagtaatatacccctggtgaactagtccttagttagtaatatacccctggtgaactagtccttaggtagtaatatacccctggtgaactagtccttagtaatatacccatggtgaactagtccttagttagtaatatacccatggtgaactaagtccttagttagtaatatacccctggtgaactagtcgttagtaatatacccctggtgaactagtcgttagtaatatacccctggtgaactagtccttagttagtaatatacccctggtgaactagtccttagttagtaatatacccctggtgaagtagtccctagttagtaatatacccctggtgaactagtccttagtaatatacccctgctgaactagtccttagttagtaatatacccctggtgaactagtccttagttagtaacatacccctggtgaactagtccttagttagtaatatacccctggtgaactagtccttagttagtaatatacccctggtgaactagtccttagtaatatacccctggtgaactagtccttagttagtaatatacccctggtgaactagtccttagtaatatacccctggtgaactagtccttagtaatatacccctggtgaactagtccttagtaatatacccctggtgaactagtcatttacatttacatttacatttaagtcatttagcagacgctcttatccagagcgacttacaaattggtgcattcaccttatgacatccagtggaacagccactttacaatagtgcatctaaatcttttaagggggggggggggggtgagaaggattactttatcctatcctaggtattccttaaagaggtggggtttcaggtgtctccggaaggtggtgattgactccgctgt
This is a stretch of genomic DNA from Salvelinus alpinus chromosome 11, SLU_Salpinus.1, whole genome shotgun sequence. It encodes these proteins:
- the cd9b gene encoding CD9 molecule b isoform X1, producing the protein MALLTGGETCVKYILFIFNFVFWLAGTGVLAVGLWLRFDSRTEGLFSGEDSPSVFFTGVYILIAAGALMMVVGFLGCCGAIKESPCMLGLFFFFLLLIFGVEVAAGIWGFSNKDTVVDDITEFYKQTYNNYMNTKQEALKETLRLIHFGLNCCGLTGTMIDSARETCPKKEGLEALITTSCPAAIDEVFNSKLHIIGGVGIGIGVLMIFGMIFSMLLCCAIRRSRDIM
- the cd9b gene encoding CD9 molecule b isoform X2; amino-acid sequence: MGVVGGIKCIKYLMFMFNFLFWLAGTGVLAVGLWLRFDSRTEGLFSGEDSPSVFFTGVYILIAAGALMMVVGFLGCCGAIKESPCMLGLFFFFLLLIFGVEVAAGIWGFSNKDTVVDDITEFYKQTYNNYMNTKQEALKETLRLIHFGLNCCGLTGTMIDSARETCPKKEGLEALITTSCPAAIDEVFNSKLHIIGGVGIGIGVLMIFGMIFSMLLCCAIRRSRDIM
- the cd9b gene encoding CD9 molecule b isoform X3; the protein is MFMFNFLFWLAGTGVLAVGLWLRFDSRTEGLFSGEDSPSVFFTGVYILIAAGALMMVVGFLGCCGAIKESPCMLGLFFFFLLLIFGVEVAAGIWGFSNKDTVVDDITEFYKQTYNNYMNTKQEALKETLRLIHFGLNCCGLTGTMIDSARETCPKKEGLEALITTSCPAAIDEVFNSKLHIIGGVGIGIGVLMIFGMIFSMLLCCAIRRSRDIM